A single window of Cytobacillus dafuensis DNA harbors:
- a CDS encoding four-carbon acid sugar kinase family protein has translation MLKIAVISDDLTGANATGVSLYNQGFSTATVLTEPENFPMTKYDAICFNTDTRYVSKEIARERIEIVTKVLLDKGAEIICKRIDSTVRGNIGVEIDAILSCMGEGAIAIVVPSYPQSGRTMIGGYLLLNGTPVQETEVAKDPISPLKQSFVPKIIEMQSTRKAALIEIETVLQSEEEVKSAILVHINEGYQIIVIDAITQEQIDRIALSMASLPFSFVPVDPGPLSVSYVKRKLRSTMKEPKIVLSIGSCTSLSANQIKNCIKAFNIKPVYVSPFELANNNESREDEINRAIKLGIERSKEENIILITTLFPGQEMLDLKALISDQHLSEESVAKLITNSLAEITLQVIQNSHSAINGCFSSGGDVTSSLCECAQTTCIELHDEVVPLAAYGKLIGGNLDGMHIVTKGGMVGNEKTIIECVNFLNRKIDQGLSI, from the coding sequence ATGTTGAAAATAGCAGTTATTTCCGATGATTTAACTGGAGCAAATGCAACAGGGGTTAGTCTATATAATCAAGGTTTTTCTACAGCAACAGTTTTAACAGAACCTGAAAATTTTCCAATGACTAAATATGATGCGATTTGTTTTAATACTGACACTAGATATGTATCAAAAGAGATTGCTAGAGAACGTATTGAAATAGTTACAAAAGTATTATTAGATAAAGGTGCTGAAATCATCTGTAAACGAATAGACAGTACTGTTCGAGGAAATATTGGCGTTGAAATCGATGCGATTTTAAGTTGTATGGGTGAAGGTGCAATAGCAATCGTCGTCCCTTCATATCCACAATCCGGAAGAACTATGATAGGTGGTTATTTATTATTAAACGGTACGCCTGTTCAAGAAACTGAAGTTGCAAAGGATCCAATTTCTCCATTAAAGCAATCTTTTGTACCGAAAATTATTGAAATGCAAAGCACTAGAAAAGCTGCCTTAATAGAAATAGAGACTGTACTGCAAAGTGAAGAAGAAGTGAAGTCTGCAATTTTGGTTCACATTAATGAGGGGTACCAAATTATAGTGATAGATGCTATAACTCAAGAACAAATTGATAGAATAGCTTTATCAATGGCGAGCTTGCCATTTTCGTTCGTCCCTGTAGACCCAGGACCGCTTTCAGTTTCGTATGTCAAAAGGAAATTAAGGAGTACAATGAAGGAACCCAAAATAGTATTAAGCATTGGTAGTTGTACTTCTCTTTCTGCTAATCAAATAAAAAATTGTATTAAAGCATTCAATATAAAGCCAGTTTATGTTTCTCCTTTTGAACTAGCAAATAATAATGAAAGTAGAGAGGATGAAATAAACCGGGCTATTAAACTAGGAATTGAAAGGTCAAAAGAAGAAAATATTATTTTAATAACTACTCTTTTTCCAGGACAAGAAATGTTAGATCTGAAGGCGTTAATTTCCGATCAGCATCTTTCAGAAGAATCTGTAGCAAAACTGATAACGAATAGTCTTGCAGAAATTACCCTTCAAGTAATACAGAATAGTCATTCGGCCATAAATGGGTGTTTTTCAAGTGGTGGTGATGTAACTTCATCCCTTTGCGAATGTGCGCAGACTACATGTATAGAGCTCCATGATGAGGTTGTTCCACTTGCTGCTTATGGGAAATTAATAGGAGGCAATCTGGATGGTATGCATATCGTAACAAAAGGCGGAATGGTTGGAAATGAAAAAACTATTATAGAGTGTGTCAATTTTTTAAATAGAAAAATAGATCAAGGTTTATCGATTTAA
- a CDS encoding B3/B4 domain-containing protein, with the protein MEIRISEEICTLIPDFKIGVIQYQNIEVGESPQMVKGRLQLFQESIYFDLEKKNVTDLDGIKEWRQIFKTVGKDPNRYRHSAEALYRRVKKQNYLQPVNSSTDLNNFFSLQFQIPIGVYDRDKLMGRLAVTLGKEAEEYIGLNGRPNSLHRLIVSCDEIGPFGSPFVDSERTCVTEKTKNAIQIVYLRPSMNKDEANEMVDSLKNMFIQIHGGEAEYKIIGC; encoded by the coding sequence GTGGAAATTCGTATTTCTGAAGAGATTTGCACACTCATCCCTGATTTTAAAATAGGGGTCATTCAATATCAGAATATTGAAGTAGGGGAATCTCCCCAGATGGTAAAAGGGCGATTGCAACTGTTTCAGGAATCCATCTATTTTGACTTAGAAAAAAAGAATGTAACAGATTTAGATGGTATTAAAGAATGGAGACAAATTTTTAAGACTGTCGGAAAAGATCCAAACCGTTATCGCCACTCAGCAGAAGCCTTATACAGAAGGGTTAAAAAGCAAAATTATTTACAGCCTGTAAACAGTTCAACTGATCTCAATAACTTCTTCTCTTTGCAATTTCAAATTCCGATTGGTGTTTATGATAGGGACAAGCTTATGGGGAGACTGGCAGTTACTCTTGGCAAAGAAGCTGAAGAGTATATTGGACTAAACGGCAGACCTAATTCACTTCATCGATTAATCGTTTCTTGTGATGAAATAGGTCCTTTCGGCAGTCCTTTTGTCGATTCTGAAAGAACATGCGTCACAGAAAAAACAAAGAATGCTATACAAATCGTTTATTTACGGCCATCTATGAACAAAGATGAGGCAAATGAAATGGTAGATTCCTTAAAGAATATGTTTATTCAAATTCACGGGGGAGAAGCTGAATATAAGATTATTGGGTGCTAA
- the queG gene encoding tRNA epoxyqueuosine(34) reductase QueG gives MNVIQLKQEIIEYSKKIGIDKIGFTTANPFDEMKNRLIRQQELQYQSGFEEKDIEKRVNPALLLDEARSIISIALAYPSKMSQRVESKKGERRGIFCRASWGVDYHIILRERLQKLEDFIKEKVPEAKCKSMVDTGELVDRAVAERAGIGWSGKNCSIITPEFGSYVYLGEVITTISFEPDQPMEDRCGTCNKCVEACPTGALVQGGQLNSQACIAFLTQTKGVLPVEFREKLGNRIYGCDSCQTACPENKGKDFHFHAEMEPDPEIAKPLLKPLLQISNRDFKEHFGPISGSWRGKKPIQRNAIIALAHFKDETAVDDLIEVMMVDSRPVIRGTAAWALSKIGGNSAHLALEKALLKEKDDEVLKEINQGLSFIK, from the coding sequence ATGAACGTGATCCAATTAAAGCAAGAAATTATTGAATATAGTAAAAAAATCGGGATTGATAAAATCGGCTTCACGACAGCAAATCCTTTTGATGAAATGAAAAATCGCCTTATTCGTCAGCAGGAGCTTCAATATCAATCTGGATTTGAAGAAAAGGATATTGAAAAAAGGGTAAACCCTGCTTTGCTTCTGGACGAAGCCCGCTCAATCATCTCGATTGCTCTTGCCTACCCATCAAAAATGAGCCAAAGAGTTGAAAGTAAAAAAGGCGAAAGGCGAGGAATTTTCTGCCGAGCTTCTTGGGGAGTTGATTATCATATCATCTTACGAGAGCGGCTGCAAAAGCTTGAAGATTTTATAAAAGAAAAAGTTCCCGAAGCAAAATGTAAGTCAATGGTGGACACAGGTGAATTAGTGGACAGGGCTGTTGCAGAGCGTGCTGGAATTGGCTGGAGCGGGAAAAATTGCTCCATCATAACACCAGAGTTTGGATCTTATGTTTATTTAGGAGAAGTGATTACGACCATTTCCTTTGAACCAGATCAACCGATGGAAGATCGGTGTGGAACATGCAATAAATGTGTGGAAGCTTGTCCAACAGGTGCATTAGTTCAAGGAGGACAATTGAATTCTCAAGCCTGCATTGCCTTTCTCACACAAACGAAAGGAGTTCTTCCAGTAGAATTCCGTGAGAAATTAGGAAATCGAATTTATGGCTGTGATTCTTGCCAAACGGCTTGTCCGGAAAATAAGGGAAAGGATTTTCATTTTCATGCTGAAATGGAGCCAGACCCAGAAATTGCAAAGCCTCTTCTTAAACCTCTTCTTCAAATTAGCAATCGGGACTTTAAAGAACATTTCGGGCCTATTTCAGGATCGTGGAGAGGTAAAAAACCAATCCAGCGAAACGCTATTATTGCTTTAGCTCATTTTAAAGATGAAACAGCTGTTGATGATCTTATTGAAGTGATGATGGTGGATTCACGTCCAGTCATTAGGGGAACTGCAGCTTGGGCATTAAGCAAAATTGGAGGCAATTCCGCACATCTTGCATTGGAAAAAGCACTTCTAAAGGAAAAAGATGATGAAGTGCTGAAAGAAATTAATCAAGGATTAAGTTTTATTAAGTAA
- a CDS encoding amidase domain-containing protein translates to MREQLQELLEKRVQQCVSHSRSSSHTCPKIEKKKEGLTKRSGEIVKAKAIGKIITIGKTKEELHSVQYNVHLKYLVKHKGMLFMEEEIEHRKAEFYKGIVVEDQEVNPYEELSREYEQQVEEEEFEERVTYEYNRLKAIQYAERWWNSNNPAYETFEVDCTNYISQCLHAGGGPMRGYPNRGQGWWMMKKDWSYSWSVANSMRLHLPIAKIGLRAKEVSSPEELLLGDVICYDFQGDGRYDHTTIVTAKDADGMPLVNAHTWNSRLRYWAYEDSTAYTPNIKYKFYTILDDQ, encoded by the coding sequence ATGAGAGAGCAGCTTCAAGAGCTTTTGGAAAAAAGGGTACAGCAATGTGTTTCTCATTCTAGGAGCTCGTCTCACACATGTCCAAAAATAGAGAAGAAAAAAGAGGGACTTACGAAGCGTTCAGGGGAAATTGTTAAAGCAAAAGCTATTGGAAAAATTATTACTATAGGAAAAACAAAGGAAGAATTACATTCCGTTCAATACAATGTCCACCTGAAATATTTAGTTAAACACAAAGGCATGCTCTTTATGGAGGAAGAAATAGAACATCGTAAAGCGGAATTTTATAAAGGGATAGTAGTGGAAGATCAAGAAGTAAATCCTTATGAAGAATTATCTCGAGAATATGAACAGCAAGTCGAAGAAGAAGAGTTTGAAGAAAGAGTTACTTATGAGTACAATCGATTAAAAGCAATACAATATGCGGAAAGATGGTGGAATAGTAATAATCCAGCCTATGAAACCTTTGAAGTAGATTGTACTAATTATATTTCCCAATGTCTCCATGCAGGAGGTGGTCCAATGAGAGGTTATCCTAATAGGGGCCAGGGCTGGTGGATGATGAAAAAGGATTGGAGCTATAGCTGGTCAGTAGCTAATTCAATGAGGTTGCACTTGCCTATAGCAAAAATTGGTCTTCGAGCAAAAGAGGTTTCAAGTCCAGAGGAATTACTGTTGGGAGATGTTATTTGCTACGATTTCCAAGGTGATGGGCGATACGACCATACGACAATTGTTACAGCGAAAGATGCAGACGGCATGCCTTTAGTAAATGCGCATACTTGGAATAGTAGGCTAAGATATTGGGCTTATGAAGATTCGACTGCTTATACTCCGAATATAAAATATAAATTCTATACAATTTTAGATGATCAATAA
- the trmL gene encoding tRNA (uridine(34)/cytosine(34)/5-carboxymethylaminomethyluridine(34)-2'-O)-methyltransferase TrmL, which produces MALHIVLYQPEIPANTGNIARTCAATDTTLHLIRPLGFSTDDKMLKRAGLDYWEFVNIIYHDSIAEFFENNEGGEFFYLTKFGTKPHSSFDYSNKEKDYYFIFGKETTGLPKDIIEKNKERALRIPMNQNVRSLNLSNTAAILIYEALRQQDYLELL; this is translated from the coding sequence GTGGCATTACATATAGTTTTATATCAACCAGAGATACCAGCAAATACCGGGAATATTGCTCGTACATGTGCAGCAACAGATACAACTTTGCACTTAATTCGCCCACTCGGCTTCTCGACCGATGATAAGATGTTAAAGCGTGCCGGTCTGGATTATTGGGAATTCGTAAATATTATTTATCATGATTCCATAGCGGAATTTTTTGAAAATAATGAGGGTGGGGAATTTTTCTATTTAACAAAGTTTGGAACAAAACCCCATTCTTCTTTTGATTATAGTAATAAAGAAAAGGATTATTACTTCATTTTTGGAAAAGAAACGACTGGCCTTCCTAAAGATATTATTGAAAAGAATAAGGAACGTGCACTTAGAATTCCAATGAATCAAAACGTACGTTCATTAAATCTTTCGAATACAGCTGCCATTCTAATTTATGAAGCATTGCGTCAGCAGGATTATTTAGAGTTGTTATAG
- the nfsA gene encoding oxygen-insensitive NADPH nitroreductase: protein MNENINLLMNHRSIRKFEDKLLTREQIEVIVKCAQSAATSSFIQAYSIIGVTDKDKKMKLSELAGNQSYVANNGHFFVFCADLSRHEQIGEMENKDLIPSIESTEKFMVALIDTALAAQNAAIAAESLGLGICYIGGIRNNLDEVSKLLKTPKRVLPLFGLAVGYPAQMTDKKPRLPLEHVYHENEYRQNNEEYRNQLQLYNNIISEYYVARTNGERNDTWTSQMANMLEKQSRMYMKEFVQKTGMDLK, encoded by the coding sequence ATGAATGAAAATATTAATCTTCTTATGAATCATCGTTCAATTAGAAAATTTGAGGACAAGCTATTAACAAGAGAACAAATTGAAGTCATTGTTAAGTGTGCACAATCTGCCGCGACATCCAGCTTTATTCAAGCTTATTCAATTATTGGAGTTACAGATAAGGATAAGAAAATGAAATTATCCGAGCTCGCAGGAAACCAAAGCTATGTAGCAAATAATGGCCATTTCTTTGTATTTTGTGCTGATTTATCCAGACATGAACAAATTGGAGAAATGGAAAACAAAGACTTAATTCCTTCAATAGAAAGTACTGAAAAATTTATGGTTGCTCTGATTGACACGGCATTAGCCGCTCAAAATGCAGCGATTGCAGCTGAATCCTTAGGCCTTGGCATTTGTTATATTGGTGGAATCCGTAATAATCTTGATGAAGTAAGCAAGCTTCTCAAAACCCCAAAACGGGTCCTTCCATTATTCGGTCTTGCTGTAGGCTACCCTGCACAAATGACGGATAAGAAGCCAAGACTTCCCCTTGAACATGTATATCATGAAAATGAGTATAGACAAAATAATGAAGAGTATCGTAATCAGCTTCAACTTTACAATAACATCATATCTGAGTATTATGTAGCAAGGACAAATGGAGAAAGAAATGATACTTGGACAAGCCAAATGGCAAACATGCTGGAAAAGCAATCAAGAATGTATATGAAAGAATTCGTCCAAAAAACGGGGATGGATCTTAAATAA
- a CDS encoding PrkA family serine protein kinase, with the protein MDILKKIEMYRHEEEKLKWEGTFGEYLEIIKEKPWVAQSAHSRVYNMIKDAGVEEVKGQKRYQFFCNQLFGLEEALERLVEEYFHPAAKRLDVRKRILLLMGPVSGGKSTLVTMLKRGLEAYSHHDRGAVYAIKGCPMHEDPLHLIPHHFRKDFNDEYGIRIEGNLSPLNMMRLEQEYGGRIEDVLVERIIFSEDRRVGIGTFSPSDPKSQDIADLTGSIDFSTIAEFGSESDPRAYRFDGELNKANRGMMEFQEMLKCDEKFLWHLLSLTQEGNFKAGRFALISADELIVAHTNETEYRSFISNKKNEALHSRIIVMPIPYNLKVTEEEKIYDKMIRESDVYDVHIAPHTLKVAAMFTILTRLKDPKKGDIDLVKKMRLYDGESVEGFNKADVEELKKEYPDEGMSGIDPRYVINRISSTIIRKEVSSINALDVLRSLKEGLDQHPSITPELKERYLNYISLARKEYDDIAKKEVQKAFVYSYEESAKTLMDNYLDNVEAYCNKSKLRDPLTGEEINPDEKLMRSIEEQIGISENAKKAFREEILIRISAFARKGKRFDYNSHDRLREAIQKKLFADLKDVVKITTSTKTPDEQQLKKVNEVVARLIDEHGYNSTSANELLRYVGSLLNR; encoded by the coding sequence ATGGATATTCTAAAAAAAATTGAGATGTACCGACATGAAGAAGAAAAGCTCAAATGGGAAGGGACTTTTGGAGAATATTTGGAAATCATTAAAGAAAAGCCATGGGTTGCACAGTCTGCACATTCCCGGGTATATAATATGATCAAAGATGCAGGTGTGGAAGAGGTAAAGGGGCAGAAACGATATCAGTTTTTCTGCAATCAATTGTTTGGTCTCGAGGAGGCGCTTGAAAGGCTTGTAGAAGAATACTTCCATCCAGCAGCAAAAAGGCTGGATGTCCGAAAAAGAATTTTATTGCTGATGGGACCTGTAAGTGGAGGGAAGTCAACATTAGTTACCATGTTGAAAAGAGGCTTGGAAGCATATTCACATCATGATAGGGGAGCGGTCTATGCTATTAAAGGCTGCCCAATGCATGAGGATCCTTTACATTTAATTCCACATCATTTTCGCAAGGATTTCAATGATGAATATGGGATTAGAATTGAAGGAAATCTATCTCCATTAAATATGATGCGGCTTGAACAAGAGTATGGTGGAAGGATTGAAGATGTTCTTGTGGAACGGATTATTTTTTCAGAAGATCGTAGGGTTGGAATAGGTACATTCAGTCCTTCTGATCCTAAATCACAGGATATCGCTGATTTAACAGGAAGTATCGACTTTTCAACGATAGCTGAATTTGGATCTGAGTCCGATCCAAGGGCTTACCGTTTTGACGGGGAACTGAATAAAGCAAATCGGGGCATGATGGAGTTCCAAGAGATGCTTAAATGTGATGAAAAGTTCTTGTGGCATCTTTTATCCTTAACACAGGAAGGGAATTTTAAAGCAGGCAGGTTTGCGTTGATATCTGCGGATGAGCTTATTGTGGCTCACACGAACGAAACGGAATACCGTTCATTTATTTCAAATAAGAAAAACGAAGCATTACACTCCAGGATCATTGTTATGCCAATTCCGTATAACTTAAAGGTTACGGAAGAAGAAAAGATTTATGACAAGATGATCCGTGAAAGTGATGTATATGATGTTCATATCGCTCCACATACATTAAAGGTTGCCGCAATGTTTACGATCCTAACTCGTCTAAAGGATCCGAAAAAAGGTGATATCGATTTAGTGAAGAAAATGCGTCTTTATGATGGAGAAAGTGTAGAGGGCTTTAATAAGGCTGACGTGGAGGAATTAAAGAAGGAATATCCGGATGAAGGAATGAGCGGCATTGACCCACGATATGTGATCAATCGAATATCCTCTACCATCATTCGCAAAGAGGTTTCTTCTATCAACGCTCTTGATGTATTAAGATCATTAAAGGAAGGATTAGATCAGCATCCATCCATTACGCCAGAGCTTAAGGAGCGCTATTTGAATTATATTTCACTAGCACGGAAGGAATATGATGATATTGCGAAGAAAGAAGTTCAGAAGGCATTCGTTTATTCTTATGAAGAATCTGCGAAAACATTAATGGATAATTATCTAGATAATGTGGAGGCGTATTGTAATAAATCTAAGCTCCGTGATCCGTTAACAGGTGAGGAAATTAATCCAGATGAAAAGCTGATGCGTTCAATTGAAGAGCAAATTGGCATTTCTGAAAACGCCAAAAAAGCATTTAGAGAGGAAATTTTAATTCGCATTTCTGCCTTTGCTCGCAAAGGAAAAAGATTTGACTATAATTCTCATGATCGTCTTCGTGAAGCGATACAAAAGAAATTATTTGCTGATCTCAAGGATGTCGTAAAAATCACTACTTCAACAAAAACGCCAGATGAACAGCAGCTTAAGAAAGTGAATGAAGTCGTTGCCCGCTTAATAGATGAGCATGGCTATAACTCGACATCTGCGAATGAATTGCTTCGCTATGTTGGAAGTTTATTAAATCGATAA
- the yhbH gene encoding sporulation protein YhbH — MTDANSHQFVISQEDWSLHRKGHDDQQRHQEKVQDAIRNNLPDLITEESIVMSNGREVVKIPIRSLDEYKIRYNYDKNKHVGQGDGDSRIGDVVARDGSSGQKGPGKGQGAGDQPGEDYFEAEVSLMEIEEELFKQLELPNLKRKEQQELIVENIEFNDIRKTGLMGNIDKKRTMMAAFKRNAMTGKPSFHPIYKEDLKFKTWNEIIKPESKAVVLAMMDTSGSMGIWEKYMARSFFFWMTRFLRTKYETVEIEFIAHHTEAKVVSEEDFFSKGESGGTICSSAYRKALEIIEAKYNPRKFNIYPFHFSDGDNLTSDNSRCVKLVEELLEVSNMFGYGEVNQYNRHSTLMSAYKNIKHDDFRYYILKQKVDVFHAMKSFFKQKDAKMHA, encoded by the coding sequence ATGACAGATGCCAATAGCCATCAGTTTGTGATTTCGCAAGAAGATTGGTCCCTCCATCGCAAAGGCCATGATGACCAGCAACGCCATCAGGAAAAAGTTCAGGATGCCATCCGAAATAATTTACCTGATCTAATAACAGAAGAGAGTATAGTTATGTCGAATGGTCGAGAAGTAGTAAAAATCCCGATTCGTTCATTGGACGAATATAAAATTCGTTATAATTATGATAAAAACAAGCATGTTGGCCAAGGAGATGGAGATAGCCGAATTGGTGATGTAGTGGCCCGTGATGGATCGAGCGGCCAAAAAGGGCCAGGGAAAGGGCAAGGTGCAGGCGATCAGCCAGGCGAAGATTATTTCGAAGCAGAAGTATCTTTAATGGAAATTGAAGAGGAACTATTTAAACAGCTGGAGCTGCCAAATTTAAAACGAAAAGAACAACAAGAGCTTATTGTTGAAAACATTGAATTTAATGATATCCGAAAAACAGGATTGATGGGTAATATTGATAAGAAACGGACAATGATGGCTGCATTTAAGAGAAACGCAATGACAGGAAAGCCAAGTTTTCACCCCATCTATAAAGAAGATTTAAAATTTAAGACATGGAATGAAATCATTAAACCTGAATCGAAAGCAGTCGTATTGGCGATGATGGATACGAGTGGTTCGATGGGGATATGGGAAAAGTATATGGCTAGAAGCTTTTTCTTCTGGATGACGAGATTTTTACGAACAAAATATGAAACGGTTGAAATCGAATTTATTGCACATCACACCGAGGCTAAAGTAGTATCAGAGGAAGATTTCTTTTCAAAAGGTGAAAGCGGAGGTACCATTTGTTCATCTGCCTACCGAAAAGCACTTGAGATCATTGAAGCAAAATACAATCCTCGCAAATTTAATATTTACCCATTCCATTTTTCAGACGGTGACAACTTGACCTCAGACAACTCTCGATGTGTGAAGCTTGTTGAGGAATTATTAGAAGTGTCAAATATGTTTGGGTATGGTGAGGTAAATCAGTACAACCGCCACAGCACCCTCATGTCAGCCTACAAAAACATTAAACATGATGATTTCCGATATTATATTCTGAAGCAAAAAGTTGACGTATTCCATGCAATGAAGAGCTTTTTCAAACAAAAAGATGCAAAGATGCACGCGTAA
- a CDS encoding ABC transporter ATP-binding protein: MSKKPILQIKDLKVSFQSGKKFVPAVDGISFELNEGEILGIVGESGSGKSVTSLTTMGLIPSPPGKIENGEIIFEGKDLKNISEKEWRKIRGNQISMIFQEPMTSLNPLFTIGNQLMEAIRLHTDFSKAQARVRSIELLKLVGIPRAEGILSEYPHQLSGGMRQRVMIAMAMACNPRVLIADEPTTALDVTIQAQILALMKDLNEKTNTSIILITHDLGVVAEICERVIVMYSGEIVEQGDVRTILKNPQHPYTRGLLKSVPDLRGKKDRLYSIPGNVPAPGTLHKGCRFAARCSEVFSRCNDESPELYKMKNDGHEVRCFLHTLKEGSDVHVGVTS, translated from the coding sequence GTGAGCAAAAAACCTATTCTTCAAATAAAGGATTTAAAGGTGTCCTTCCAATCTGGAAAAAAGTTTGTTCCAGCAGTAGATGGAATCAGCTTTGAATTAAATGAAGGTGAGATTTTAGGGATTGTAGGAGAATCCGGGAGTGGAAAGAGTGTAACTTCACTAACTACGATGGGATTGATTCCTTCGCCGCCTGGGAAAATCGAAAATGGTGAGATTATTTTTGAAGGAAAAGATTTAAAAAATATTTCTGAAAAAGAGTGGAGAAAAATCCGTGGGAATCAAATTTCTATGATCTTCCAGGAACCAATGACTTCACTTAATCCGCTTTTTACTATAGGAAACCAGCTCATGGAAGCGATTCGACTACATACCGATTTTTCGAAAGCACAAGCGAGAGTCAGAAGCATAGAGTTACTTAAACTGGTTGGAATTCCAAGAGCGGAAGGGATTCTTTCGGAGTATCCACATCAGCTATCAGGTGGGATGAGGCAAAGGGTCATGATAGCTATGGCGATGGCTTGTAATCCGAGGGTGTTGATAGCGGACGAGCCAACAACAGCACTTGATGTAACCATTCAAGCTCAAATTCTTGCGCTTATGAAGGATTTAAACGAAAAAACCAATACATCCATCATCCTCATTACTCACGATTTAGGTGTTGTAGCAGAAATCTGTGAACGAGTGATTGTTATGTACTCTGGGGAAATCGTCGAGCAGGGTGACGTTCGGACGATCCTGAAAAATCCTCAGCATCCTTATACAAGAGGATTGTTGAAATCAGTACCTGATTTGAGAGGGAAGAAAGACCGCCTATACAGCATTCCTGGAAATGTTCCGGCACCAGGAACCTTGCATAAAGGCTGCAGGTTTGCAGCAAGGTGTTCTGAAGTGTTTAGCCGATGCAATGATGAATCACCTGAATTATACAAAATGAAAAATGACGGACATGAAGTACGATGCTTCTTACATACATTGAAGGAAGGGAGTGACGTACATGTCGGAGTTACTTCTTGA
- a CDS encoding ABC transporter ATP-binding protein: MSELLLEVNGLKKYFPITGGILGRKKGEVKAVDNVSFYVKKGETLGIVGESGCGKSTTGRLLMRLIEASDGRIVFEDKEITSMSKSELRKTRRDIQMVFQDPYASLNPRHSVEQILEEPLIVHGIGTKEERKQRVKEMLEVVGLSSYHAKRYPHQFSGGQRQRIGIAKALMTKPKLIIADEPVSALDVSIQAQVLNLMKDIQNEFQLTYIFIAHDLGVVRHISDRVGVMYLGRLIELAESEELYENPKHPYTQALLSAVPIPDPDIKRETILIQGELPSPANPPSGCAFHTRCAQFMDICKMTRPEEHNLNGHYVACHLYNK, encoded by the coding sequence ATGTCGGAGTTACTTCTTGAGGTAAACGGTCTGAAAAAGTATTTCCCAATAACTGGGGGGATCTTAGGCAGGAAAAAAGGAGAAGTCAAAGCAGTAGATAATGTTTCTTTTTATGTGAAAAAGGGAGAAACTCTTGGAATCGTAGGAGAAAGCGGCTGTGGCAAGTCGACTACCGGACGTCTGCTCATGCGATTAATTGAAGCCAGTGATGGAAGAATTGTTTTTGAAGATAAAGAAATTACGAGCATGAGCAAGTCAGAATTAAGAAAAACGCGCAGAGATATCCAAATGGTTTTTCAGGACCCGTATGCATCACTAAACCCAAGACATTCTGTCGAGCAAATTTTAGAGGAACCATTGATTGTTCATGGTATTGGCACAAAAGAGGAACGCAAGCAGCGAGTAAAGGAGATGCTCGAGGTTGTCGGTTTAAGCAGCTATCATGCTAAAAGATATCCGCATCAGTTCAGCGGTGGTCAGCGTCAGCGGATAGGGATTGCAAAAGCATTGATGACCAAGCCGAAACTTATCATTGCCGATGAACCTGTTTCAGCACTCGATGTATCTATTCAGGCCCAGGTCCTCAACCTGATGAAAGACATACAAAATGAATTTCAGCTTACATACATATTTATCGCCCACGATTTGGGGGTTGTCCGACATATTAGCGACCGAGTTGGTGTTATGTATTTAGGCAGATTAATAGAGTTGGCTGAAAGTGAAGAACTGTATGAAAATCCTAAGCACCCATATACTCAGGCACTCCTTTCTGCTGTTCCGATACCGGATCCAGATATTAAGAGAGAGACGATTTTAATTCAGGGCGAGCTTCCAAGTCCAGCAAATCCGCCATCTGGATGTGCATTCCATACTAGATGTGCACAGTTTATGGATATTTGTAAAATGACTAGACCAGAAGAACACAATCTAAACGGTCATTATGTTGCGTGTCACTTGTATAACAAGTAG